atatatatatttacaatatTTTAATCAGGATACAAACTATAGGGTGGGCTATTGATAAGGAGAGAGAAATAGGTGAAAGCATGTTTCAAAATAGAAATGTATTTGCATATAAATTATTTGTCAAAATGCCTGTCTTTCCAATCTAATTAACATCCTAATTAGTGACACCATACTAGTTATGAATCAGATTATGGTAATTGTCACTTCAATAAGAGAAATACTAGTAAACCAAAGAATACCCATCATTAAACAAAATAACAGATTTAAGCAGACTGGCACATAAAACCTAAGGGAATAGGCTTCGTTTGGGTTTGATGTAAATACATTCATGGACGAATATGTTAACTGATTTATACTTTTTTTCATTACAGGTGTCATATATATTCTGAACCCTAGTCGATGGATTTATTACCGTCAATAGAAAAACATTTTAGTAAGTTCCAACTATTTGATGTTCCTGCTTGTGTTTTGGTTTTGGTGTGAATAGTAGATTGATCTGCTTGTGTTTTGGTTTTGGTGTGAATAGTAGATTGATAGGCATCTACTGGCAAGTTCATGTGCACAACGCTAACCGAACGCTATATATCAATAACAAAAGGCAGTAGACCTATTTGTCTTCATGCTCCTGGTCAGTTAAAAAAACATTCTAAAAGCTTGTTTTTGACCATCATTATGGGAAAGTGTCATCTGATTATTCTGTTTGGTTTCATTTATGCAGCATGACGGTACACATTATTGCATAGTTAATAGTTTAGTCAATGCATGTTATTGTGAGTATGGTGTATTTGCATTtattggctgcaatttctgataCAAATTACCATTCAATTCCCATTAAAAGAACACACATTTTTTAGACTCAAACATCAAATGGCCTCTGCATTGGTTATTTCTTCTCTCATCCTTTTTTAACAAGTGAGGTAGAGATGTATTAGATTTAGCTAATTAATAATTGTCATCATGTTAAAAGAGGCCTATAGCTGGACTTTGGACTTGACCCCTATGGCCCTATTGGATCTGTAACAGTGGGAGTTGTGTGTGTCAGGGCCTACACACCGCAGTCCAACCTCTGCTCGCTGCTGTTTTTGAACATTATAATGTTGATCTCAGCACATGCCATCTGGGCAGTGGAGCGAgcgggtgagagagggagaaagagagagagagtgtgtgtgtgtgagtttgacaGTAACtgagagaaagagtgggagagagagagaacaggatagTGAAAGAGTGTTAGCATAAATGTCAGGTTCATAGTTCTAAGCTAAATAGTGAAATAGGGTGTTTTGCAAAATGATATGACATTACCGAACATTTCTATACCGTTCACTTCCTTTGACCAATTGTTCGATTGAGACATTGATTCAGCGGTTTACGTCAATGACTTCTTCAAGGCCATTTTTTGTAATTCATTTTAATAAGCGCTTAATGTGTTGTGCCGATGTGTGATTAACACTTTGTATGTTTGTGGGTGATGAtacctctgctttctctctctaggtgtgtaATGCTTCTCTGTCTATGTTTTATTTGACTGCTATTTATGCTTTGTTACACAGCATCACTTTGACAGGTTTCCTGACAATCTCTTTTCCCCCCTCTCATtgtctcttcttcccctcctccctctctcctccctctgtttgctCCAGACTGTACTTTCTCCCTAGGCTAGAAATCTTGAAGCATGGGTGACTGGAGCTTTCTGGGGCGTCTGTTGGAGAATGCACAGGAACACTCAACAGTAATCGGCAAGGTCTGGCTGACTGTCCTCTTCATCTTCAGGATCCTGGTGCTGGGAGCGGCAGCCGAGGATGTGTGGGGCGACGAGCAGTCTGACTTCACCTGCAACACACAGCAGCCTGGGTGTGAGAACGTCTGCTATGATGAGGCTTTCCCCATCTCGCACATTCGCTTCTGGGTGCTGCAGATCATCTTTGTGTCCACGCCCACCCTCATCTACCTGGGTCACGTACTGCACATCGTCCGCATGGAGGAGAAGcggaaagagaaggaggaggagctgCGAAAGGCCAACAGACTCCAGGAGGAGAATGAACTCCTTTACAACGGCAAAGGGGATgcaggtggaggaagaggacgaggaggaggaggtggtaaaAAGGAGAAGCCACCTATCAGGGATGAGCATGGCAAGATCCGCATTAGGGGTGCCCTGCTGCGCACCTATGTGTTCAACATCATATTCAAAACCCTTTTTGAAGTGGGGTTCATTTTAGGTCAGTATTTTCTCTATGGCTTCCAGCTGAGGCCGCTATACAAGTGTGCCCGGTGGCCCTGCCCCAACACTGTGGACTGCTTCATATCTAGGCCCACTGAAAAGACGATTTTCATCATATTTATGCTTGTGGTGGCTTGCTTGTCTCTTTTGCTGAATTTGTTAGAGATCTATCACCTTGGATGGAAGAAAGTTAAACAGGGAATGGTCACCCCTGATCATGCATTGCTGCCCCGCTCTGATGGTGTGGGGCCTGAGTCCATGACTTCAGCCTCCAGAACTGCCCTTCCCAACCTCAGCTACCCACCGATGTACACGGACGTGACGGCTGGGAGCGGTGCCTTCCTGCCGCCCATGGCAGAAGCCTCCCCGGCAGAGTTCAAGATGGACCCCCTGCAGGAGGAGCCCTCATCCTCCTACTACATGAGCAGAAACAACAACCACAGGCTGACCACGCAGCAGAACTGGGCCAACCTGGCCACCGAGCAGCAGACTCGGGAGATGAaggccacctcctcctcctctccctctgataGTGAGCAGCAGCCTCGTGAAGCtgctccccccaccaccaccaccaaccctaGCTCCAGTGGGGGCAGTGGCGATCAGGAGGGAGGCCACGTCACCACCACAGTGGAAATGCACGAGCCCCCCGTTATGATCACAGACCCTCGACGGCTCAGCAGGGCCAGCAAGAGCAGCAGCATCAGATCCAGGCCCAAAGACCTGGCAGTATAGTCAGTCCCCCTAAATACACCTACAACCTCCCAAAGCCCCCAATGATTTTTCTATATAAAAagtacaaaaaaaacaaaaaaaagtttttttaatGGAGGCAATGTGAGGCAGGGGGCTGGAACTGGAGTTGTTgcctagtatatatatatatatatatctctattaaCAGCAGTTGATATCAGTGCAATTGGTGAGTTGTAGCATACGTTTTAGAATAAAAAATGCACACAGTCTGATTGTGCAATGTTGGTTAAAATGGTCTGACAAGCTGAAGGCTTCGATATACTGGACATCAGGGGACTTTATGGTTCTTATTCCAGTTTAAAATGGCCAAGTAACTTTTCTGTTTGATTTTGGTTTCAATGGCCTGGTATGTGTCAATGTGCTCTTGTCAACAGTGGttattgttgttgtgtttatttgaTGAACATAAAAGCCTATTTATTCCAATTAGGAATGATACTGTACATTCATCAAGTTGTTAAGTTCGGTTGGCAAATTGCTGAGAACCAACTTCGAATAAAACTGTTATGTGGAACAAGTACGTACAGGGTGTTTTGAAACCACTTGTGTGTTTAGTATGTTTACTCTAATGCTGTTATACAGTTCCTTCAAGTTGAGCCTTTCttaaaacaagttattttttatcTTCTTTTTGGTGTATCAGAAAGTCGCTTGCAAGACAAACTAAATCCAAACATGtatgctctcattctctctctaagATGAAGAATACTCTTCAATGTCAGCAATGACACCAATATGGGGACAACATTTGCTTGTTCATTATCAAACTTTTATATTGTACTTTAACACTTCCTGAATTTCACAATCTAAATAACTTATTTTTATAATATTCAGGAAATAGCCTAGCTATTTTTTGTATTATGTGTTTGAAGAGTAACAGTGGAATCTGTAAATGCAAACTACAACTCACTGATTCACTAACTGGTCTGCAGATGCATTTCTCGGTATGATTTTTACCCAGGATCCACTTACTGAACACAATTTACACAAACTATAACCGGATTATGGGTCAAAGCTAAAAGTTTAATGTGTTCTTGTAGTCTAAAGCTGTTACAAGGTTCCATGGTTCCAGCCCCTGCTCCTACATTTGATTCTCCAATGCAGAAACTAAGCAAATAAAGTATTTGTTTTTGCCTGAAATTAAAAAGCGCACTGCCATATGGACAATGAAAAGTTGACATCCGATTTTAAGAGGTTGAAAACAAAATATAAACCAAATGCTTCAACTTAAGACGGTAAATAAGATTTggttttttatatatttatgatAACCATGTTTATTGCTGTCATCTTAAACACAATATCACTTTTTAATCATTGCATCTTCATGTTGAGGGTAACTCACTCTCATACATCACATGTGATACTTTATTGGTTTTTCTTAAAAGTGCTATTTTTTTAAACAGAATTGAATTATAATGATATCTTAATTCTAAACTGTAGTCAGTTTATGACAACCAAAACAGCTATATGGTACAAAATGGACAAATGCAATGACGTTGCAAGTGTCATAACGCCAGGATGAAAAGTCCATCCTCATTTCTTATTTTTGACAGAAGCTCAACTATTACTGACTACTTCACCTGTTGTAAGCAATGGGAAGCATATGCTTCCGCCTAGTtagtgtaaatgtaatatttcacatCGTAGATTATCTGAGCTATCTTGAATAACTGAAAAGCTATGCAAGTAATTGCACAACACAATCATTCACTTAAAATAGGCCTTTTCTTAAATTATTTGTGAAACATGATTGGTATAATACCACACTTCTATGTATTTCTTACATAGTTCTTATACTTTCAAATTACCATATgcttatagtttatagttagaGAAGGATCATAAATAAAACACAATAACAAACATTCAATGCAAACTAGAAACCATAGTTACAACCGTGGAGAGACTACCCGAGGAGACTATGCAATCCTTTGCTTATAACAGTGTTACTCTTATTGGGACAACCGTTTTTCCCAATGTATGTTACCTTTTCATTTAAATTATTTAAATGTCCCAAACCACAAAACAATCTGTGTTATTTGCATTTGTCATTTTGGTTCTCAAAGTTTACATTTTAGTAAAAAGGTAAAAGATTTGCACATTTAGGCAAAACATGCTGTTCTAAGAAGTTTATATtggtaggagagagagtggaaaagaCAGACTGACAATGTTTATAATCTTCAAAGGAAAATGTCTTAACAGTTAAACACAACGGCGTTAAAgacagtattttttttaaattacgtcAAATGTCATGGTCTGAGACGATTGCAGAAAGTTTGGGTTTTCAAATATAGAAAAAAGTGGGCTGTGAGTATTTCCTGTGTGCTCACTCAGTGCTTTCACTATGTTCTCAACACATTCCTGTGACTCTCTGGTTAGCTTGTATTAAAATAGCACACTAATGTTGAGACAATGTTACCTGGGTAGCTGGCCCTTTTCTTCTTCTACACACAGCAACTTGTGTATCGTTTTGAGTTGCCCGCAAGCCCCTCATGCAATAGGTTAATATACAGTAGCTTTCTTCAAACTCTTGATGTGTGTCATGCTGAGTGTGATTTCTCTGGCCAGGAGTAGGAACCATCTACATTATGCTCAGAACAACAGCCTGTTTCAATGCTGTCTTAAGAGAAGTGCCTTGTGTATGACATTTTGTAAAAACAAGTTGATGTAAATGTTAATTTACCTCAAATGTTTACAAAACTGTTATTAAACAAACTTTTTGTACCATATTTCCGGTATATGTGGCAATCAATAAAATTGAGCCAGTATGTGGACCTACTGTACTTGAGTATACattttcaacacacacacattctgtaccTTCATGAGTAGATAATATCTTGGGAAAGCTGGGATGCATCTTGTACAAGAAGAGCTCACACTCACTGACCTTTAAATGTATCGCTCCCTCTCTTCACATTCCAAGGTTGGATGTGAGAATGGGATATTGCGCTGGAAAGGAGGAAAGAGTGACACCACTCCCCACAGTGCTGACTACCCTgcgaacacacatccacacatataATTAAATTGAGACCAGTGTGTCAGTCTCACACGTTGGAGACAAACATCTATCACAAATCCATTAAACACCATCACACAGACCCAGCAACTCTTACCAGCACCGGTGGACCAACTCCCCAACATTAAACCTCTGGGAAAGTTAATATGAGTTTGGCACAGAGGTGGCATATAATAACTAGGATAAAAATAGAGACAATCAACAGTATTATAGTAAACTGCAACCCAAGAAAACTGAGGGCAATGTAGTTAGCCAGCTGGCTTATGAATATGAATTAAGATATCAAGGTGTCGATGATATCTACATTGGGCACCACGAGTCAATGAGTGATTCGTAACCTGCCTAAAACAACAAATGACCAGGCTTAGGGGAGTCTAGTGTTGAGCCTGGAGTCTAGTGTAGAGCCTGGAGTCTAAATTAGAACCTGGAGTCTTAAAGTAGAGCCTGGAGTCTAATGTAGAGCCTGGAGTCTAATGTAGAGCCTGGATCAGGAGCACCTGACGCATGAGAATGAGCTAGGAATGGCCCTTCAGGCTGTCCCTGGAATTCATGGGAACCAGGGAAGCAAAACCTACACATCTACAAATTAAATGGACACCTGTTCTGAACTTGTGGACATGTTTGAGAGTTGGGAAGAACAGTGGGTAGAAGATGAGAAATGTAGGGAGAATGATAATGGACAAAGAAGTAGTAGGTACAataggaacaaggaggaggagagtgattaGTATTGGGTGCATAGATCAGACAGGGCCAGCCAGACTGGCAGAGGGAcaagatagagagataacagataggtgCGGGGGTACAGGGTCCTGTGGCTGAGGAGTGTTGGTAGATTGCTGGTGGGTTGGCAAGGAGCTGCCATGTGAAAGCTGCTCTACATGCTGCCAGGGCACAGAGACACCAGCCCTGCCCACAAGGCCCAAAACAGACAGCAGTTATTTATAGCCTTTAATCGCCTAACAAATTCACATTAGCCCCAGAGTCCAAATACttcagttagccagtcagtcaatcaatcagttaGTACCCAGTTGTTAATTTCAGTAGTGCCCTGGATGTTTTTATGGGGCCTAGAATAGCCTTCCCAGACATAATCTTCTAATACAAGGCCTCAAAATTCAGTTACAGGGTGTGCGTGggtatgtgtgcgtgtgagagagaatgaggggtTAAACAATGATGTTAATTAAACCTATAGTGAAGACATTGGAACATTGAAACAGTGTGGCCAAATACATTCCATGTTTTATTCTGTCAATTCAACAAGTTAAATTACATTTGATTCATGAATCGTATCCACATGTGTCATTTTCTacttaacctgttgagtgtaggaggcagtattttgatgtttggatgaaaaacgtacccaaatgaaactgcctatttctctggcccagaatctagaatatgcatataattgtcagattaggatagaaaacactctaaagtttccaaaatgtaggcgaaaacctgaggaaaaatcCAACAAGAAAGTGCTTAAGAGAAACGAATGTCCCTGTTCCATTGCGTGCCTTCCctacatttaaagggatatcaaccagattcctttctctatggcttccacatggtgtgaacagtctttagacatagtttcaggcttttattctgaaaaatgagcgagaaagatcacatctcgtcagtggatggctgggtgccagcagagttttgcatgcgcaacagcttggagcagacattttctctctctctcgcctattgaaaaagctacagtccggttgaaatattatcgataatttattgtaaaaacaaccttaggattgattataaaaacagTTTGAcgtgtttctacgaactttactgataatatttggaattttcgtctgccccgtcgtgaccgCTTGAGCCtggtggatttctgaacaaaacgcgccaaccaaatggaggtattttggacataaaaataatctttatggaacaaaaaggaacatttattgtgtaactgggagtctcgtgagtgcaaacatccgaagatcatcgaaggtaagcgattcattttattgcttttctgactttcgtgaccaatctactttgctgctagctgtttgtaatgttttgtctgctgagagagatgtcctaacataaacgcttggaagcttttgctgtaaagcttttttgaaatctgacgcgccaggtggattaacaacaaaataagctgtgttttgctatattgcacttatgatttcatgaaaattcaatatttttagtaatttaattttgcgcaattcagcggatgttgacgaaaatgatcccgctaacgggatgggtgcgccaagaagttaagtgataatgccagagaagccgggtgtttggaggatatactgGCATGGTTTGCCTGCCCCCGACGAACAACacccggcttcgagggcattatcacttttatacaatgggttaccaacatattcaaataacgaTTGACATGTTTTCATTCA
Above is a genomic segment from Oncorhynchus nerka isolate Pitt River linkage group LG1, Oner_Uvic_2.0, whole genome shotgun sequence containing:
- the LOC115128782 gene encoding gap junction alpha-3 protein-like, yielding MGDWSFLGRLLENAQEHSTVIGKVWLTVLFIFRILVLGAAAEDVWGDEQSDFTCNTQQPGCENVCYDEAFPISHIRFWVLQIIFVSTPTLIYLGHVLHIVRMEEKRKEKEEELRKANRLQEENELLYNGKGDAGGGRGRGGGGGKKEKPPIRDEHGKIRIRGALLRTYVFNIIFKTLFEVGFILGQYFLYGFQLRPLYKCARWPCPNTVDCFISRPTEKTIFIIFMLVVACLSLLLNLLEIYHLGWKKVKQGMVTPDHALLPRSDGVGPESMTSASRTALPNLSYPPMYTDVTAGSGAFLPPMAEASPAEFKMDPLQEEPSSSYYMSRNNNHRLTTQQNWANLATEQQTREMKATSSSSPSDSEQQPREAAPPTTTTNPSSSGGSGDQEGGHVTTTVEMHEPPVMITDPRRLSRASKSSSIRSRPKDLAV